One window of the Capnocytophaga haemolytica genome contains the following:
- a CDS encoding phage holin family protein yields MRYIIYLLVTAAIVFLLGTLNVGAHIGNYGSALLVAFVLSILNAIVKPILQFISIPITIFTFGLFLLVINAVIILLAGEIVESFIVHGFWGAMMFSLCLSLSQAIAFGLMEGDKK; encoded by the coding sequence ATGCGATATATCATTTATCTACTTGTTACGGCTGCTATTGTGTTTCTTTTAGGAACACTTAATGTAGGGGCTCACATCGGGAATTACGGCTCTGCACTACTTGTAGCCTTCGTGCTTTCTATTCTCAACGCAATAGTAAAGCCTATCCTGCAATTCATCTCTATCCCTATCACCATCTTCACTTTTGGGCTTTTCCTATTAGTGATCAATGCCGTGATAATCCTCTTAGCTGGTGAGATCGTCGAAAGCTTTATCGTACACGGATTTTGGGGTGCAATGATGTTTAGCCTCTGTCTATCCCTCTCACAAGCTATCGCCTTTGGCTTAATGGAAGGTGATAAAAAGTAA
- a CDS encoding PASTA domain-containing protein: protein MKEKLKTFFRRFGKHIALAIVATIVLIWLALKLLQVYTAHGKFIVVPDLTRKTLTEVQIILDEQNLRFEVLDSTEYDPKFPAFSVISQSPEANERVKKNRKIYLTINPSGYHKVTVPKVIQVTRRNAIATLESVGLTVGRVTYVDNIGKDMVLEMQYNGKPVQPGDKLVKTSRIDLVCGNGFEHSRDSVQEQGVIPVEDLME, encoded by the coding sequence ATGAAAGAAAAACTAAAAACATTCTTCAGACGCTTTGGGAAGCATATCGCTTTAGCTATAGTAGCCACAATAGTATTAATATGGCTGGCGCTGAAGCTATTACAGGTATATACAGCACACGGAAAGTTCATTGTAGTACCCGATCTTACACGCAAAACCCTCACCGAAGTACAGATCATCCTTGATGAACAGAACTTACGTTTTGAGGTACTTGACTCCACTGAATACGACCCTAAATTTCCTGCTTTTTCAGTAATCAGTCAAAGTCCTGAAGCTAATGAGCGCGTAAAGAAAAATCGCAAGATTTACCTTACTATCAACCCTTCTGGCTATCATAAAGTGACTGTCCCTAAGGTAATACAAGTAACGCGCCGTAACGCTATTGCTACCCTCGAATCAGTAGGGCTAACGGTCGGCAGGGTTACTTATGTAGATAATATTGGTAAGGATATGGTGCTTGAGATGCAGTACAATGGCAAACCCGTACAACCTGGCGATAAGCTCGTAAAGACTTCACGTATTGACTTGGTATGTGGTAATGGCTTCGAACATTCAAGAGATAGTGTCCAAGAGCAAGGTGTCATCCCTGTGGAAGACTTAATGGAATAG
- a CDS encoding RluA family pseudouridine synthase: MIEDNDLETSDHLYEHYAFTAGKGQEPLRVDKFLMNFVENATRNKVQQAAKSGNIYVNGSPVKQNYRVKAGDEVKVLFAHPPHEDLLVAEDIPLNIVYEDEAVMVVNKPAGMVVHPGHGNYSGTLINGLVYHFEKNQATEGGGERNLPNNSSNRPGLVHRIDKDTSGLLVIAKTEEAMLSLTTQFFNKTTERQYIALVWGNVTDDEGTITGHIGRHLKDRLLMDVFPDGSHGKEAVTHYKVLERFGYVTLIACRLETGRTHQIRVHLKHIGHPLFNDERYGGDKILKGTTFAKYKQFVENCFAVLPRQALHAKTLGFTHPVTGVFMRFDSPLPDDMTACIEKWRRYSNNTANDDLQD, translated from the coding sequence ATGATTGAAGATAACGATTTAGAAACTTCTGACCACTTATACGAACACTACGCTTTTACAGCAGGCAAAGGTCAAGAGCCTTTGCGCGTGGATAAGTTCTTGATGAACTTCGTAGAAAATGCCACCCGCAACAAGGTACAACAAGCTGCTAAGAGTGGCAATATCTATGTAAATGGCTCCCCAGTAAAACAAAACTACCGCGTAAAAGCAGGCGATGAGGTCAAAGTGCTCTTTGCACATCCCCCTCACGAAGATCTATTAGTGGCAGAGGATATTCCCCTTAACATTGTATATGAAGATGAAGCAGTGATGGTGGTGAATAAACCCGCAGGAATGGTTGTGCACCCAGGTCACGGCAATTACAGCGGCACATTGATCAATGGCTTAGTATATCACTTCGAAAAGAATCAGGCTACAGAAGGAGGCGGGGAAAGAAATCTCCCTAATAACAGCTCCAACCGCCCAGGGTTAGTACACCGTATTGATAAGGATACCAGTGGTTTATTGGTTATTGCTAAAACTGAGGAAGCAATGCTTTCGCTCACTACTCAATTCTTCAACAAAACCACTGAACGACAGTATATCGCTTTGGTGTGGGGCAATGTGACAGATGATGAAGGCACCATCACAGGCCATATAGGGCGCCATCTGAAAGACCGCCTCCTGATGGACGTATTCCCTGATGGTAGCCACGGCAAAGAAGCCGTCACCCATTATAAAGTATTAGAGCGCTTTGGCTATGTAACGCTGATCGCTTGTCGCTTAGAAACGGGTCGTACACACCAAATACGTGTACACCTCAAGCATATTGGGCACCCCCTTTTCAACGATGAACGCTATGGAGGAGATAAGATCCTCAAGGGCACTACCTTTGCTAAGTACAAACAGTTTGTTGAGAATTGCTTTGCAGTACTACCCCGACAGGCATTACACGCCAAAACGCTGGGCTTTACGCATCCTGTCACTGGGGTGTTTATGCGCTTTGACTCTCCCCTACCCGATGATATGACCGCTTGCATTGAGAAATGGCGCCGTTATAGCAACAATACTGCTAATGACGATCTACAAGACTAA
- a CDS encoding 5-(carboxyamino)imidazole ribonucleotide synthase: MTNYFSSDFTLGILGGGQLGKMLLAETRKWDITTKVLDPSPEAPARLACNEFVVGSLTDYDTVYNFGKGVDVLTIEIEHVNVQALEALEAEGVRVYPSPKTLSIVQDKVDQKLFYGEKGIPTSPFSVFESPRVLQEEALEYELNYPLVWKSARFGYDGNGVKVLRNDNDLEGLPEGLCVVEDFVPFEKELAVIVARSSTGEIAAYPVVEMEFHPEANQVEYVLCPARISDDIAEKAQALALRTAECFEVVGLLAVEFFLTKEGEVLVNEVAPRPHNSGHYSIEASYTNQFEQHLRAILGLPLGSTESKAAAVMVNLVGAEGYTGEVVYKNIEQIMALPGVTPHIYGKRETRPFRKMGHVTIVNEDINQARRIAEEVKRTIQVIA; this comes from the coding sequence ATGACAAATTACTTTTCCTCAGACTTTACCCTTGGTATCCTTGGTGGGGGGCAGCTTGGTAAGATGCTACTGGCTGAAACACGCAAGTGGGATATCACCACTAAGGTTCTCGACCCTTCACCCGAGGCACCTGCGCGCTTGGCGTGCAATGAGTTTGTTGTAGGCAGTCTTACGGATTATGATACAGTCTACAACTTTGGTAAGGGCGTAGATGTGCTTACCATTGAGATAGAGCACGTGAATGTACAGGCTTTAGAGGCTTTGGAGGCTGAGGGGGTACGGGTGTACCCCTCGCCGAAAACACTCTCAATAGTGCAAGACAAGGTAGACCAGAAGTTATTTTATGGAGAGAAGGGCATACCGACATCTCCATTTAGTGTTTTTGAGTCGCCAAGGGTGTTGCAAGAGGAAGCATTAGAGTATGAGCTTAATTATCCTCTTGTGTGGAAATCGGCACGTTTTGGCTATGATGGCAATGGAGTGAAGGTGCTTCGCAATGATAATGATTTAGAAGGACTGCCAGAAGGACTATGTGTAGTAGAAGATTTTGTGCCTTTTGAAAAGGAGCTGGCGGTGATTGTAGCCCGTAGCTCCACAGGTGAGATAGCTGCCTACCCCGTAGTAGAAATGGAGTTCCACCCTGAGGCTAACCAAGTGGAGTATGTGCTCTGCCCTGCGCGTATCTCAGACGACATTGCCGAGAAAGCCCAAGCACTTGCCTTGCGCACTGCGGAGTGCTTTGAGGTAGTGGGGCTGCTGGCTGTGGAGTTTTTCCTAACCAAGGAAGGGGAGGTACTAGTCAATGAAGTGGCACCACGCCCGCACAACTCAGGTCATTACAGCATTGAAGCCTCGTATACCAATCAGTTTGAGCAGCACCTACGCGCTATCTTAGGGTTACCGTTGGGCAGTACAGAGAGCAAAGCCGCCGCCGTGATGGTAAACTTGGTGGGGGCTGAGGGCTACACAGGCGAGGTCGTCTATAAAAACATAGAACAGATAATGGCACTGCCAGGGGTTACGCCCCACATCTATGGCAAACGCGAGACCCGCCCCTTCCGAAAGATGGGACACGTAACCATCGTAAATGAGGATATTAACCAAGCACGAAGGATCGCAGAGGAGGTGAAGAGGACCATACAAGTAATTGCATAA
- a CDS encoding alpha/beta fold hydrolase, with protein MLHSQIIGEGRPLFILHGFLGMSDNWKTLGLQYAQQGFQVHLIDQRNHGHSFHSPEFSYPLMVSDLIAYAQAHQIASFDLMGHSMGGKTAMLFATEHPTMTHSLIVADIAPKYYPQHHEAFLQGLASLDFDKLKSRSEAEAALAHYVSDVGIRQFLLKNLYWETRDRLGLRLNLSALIENESEIGAELPRSNVYEGATLFLKGEYSEYVMPEDEVLIHTHFPHAKIDTISKAAHWLHAQNPKEYFEKTIHFLNNVS; from the coding sequence ATCTTACATTCACAAATCATTGGCGAAGGTCGCCCATTGTTCATCCTTCACGGCTTCCTCGGGATGTCGGATAATTGGAAAACCCTCGGGCTGCAATACGCCCAACAAGGCTTCCAAGTGCACCTGATCGATCAGCGCAACCACGGGCACAGTTTTCACTCCCCTGAGTTCAGCTATCCATTAATGGTGTCCGACCTGATAGCCTATGCCCAAGCACATCAGATCGCATCATTTGACCTTATGGGGCACTCTATGGGCGGTAAAACAGCAATGCTCTTTGCTACTGAGCACCCCACAATGACTCATTCGCTCATTGTGGCCGATATCGCCCCGAAGTATTACCCACAGCATCACGAAGCTTTCCTACAAGGTTTAGCCTCACTTGACTTTGATAAGCTCAAATCGCGTAGTGAAGCAGAGGCTGCCCTCGCTCACTATGTGAGTGATGTAGGTATCCGACAGTTCTTACTAAAAAACCTTTACTGGGAAACCCGCGACCGTCTTGGGCTACGCCTCAACCTCTCTGCTTTAATTGAAAATGAAAGCGAAATAGGTGCCGAGTTGCCACGCAGTAATGTCTATGAAGGAGCGACTCTCTTTCTTAAAGGGGAGTACTCTGAATATGTGATGCCTGAGGATGAGGTGCTAATTCACACCCATTTTCCACACGCTAAAATAGACACTATCAGCAAAGCTGCCCACTGGCTACACGCTCAAAATCCAAAGGAGTATTTTGAGAAAACAATCCATTTTCTAAACAACGTCTCTTAA